A window of Plodia interpunctella isolate USDA-ARS_2022_Savannah chromosome 3, ilPloInte3.2, whole genome shotgun sequence genomic DNA:
attcaaCATAGAATAATCAACTGAATGCttgaaaaactaaataaatagcaaCGATATTTCGATTTCTAATAAAGCAATAGatcgatttatatatttcagtatCATTGCCCAGACGCAATACCGAGGGGAACTAAGTTACTTGCGtgtttttcttctaaataaatagataggtatatttttcaaGAAATAATCTCTAAAAGATAGTCTTCCTGTCTATGGTAACAATGTTTACTCTAAAGATAAATTGAAATgcaaaagtattataattagcTTAATAACTCCTTCGTTAAAGGTCTTGCTTGCGTGCACATCGAGCGCAAGACAACTGTACATCGCGGGAACCAGCCCCTTATTCTAAAATTAGATGTCTACAGATTGGTCGCTCGAATTCATACTCATTAGCATTATCTAAACACAAACCATAATATTCTAGTTCAGAGCACCTTATAATTGTAGAGATCATCACATACTAGATGACGCACGGACCATCACATGGCACCTTCGGCTGTACATGAATATcatacagatttatatataggtTACAAGGTACATATggacaatttacaaaatacaaatcattaaaataacagGCACGTCAACAATGTAAAAATGACCGATATGAAAATATCGAGAGACTCGTTTTCTTTCACTACTGTCGGTCAATCAACCATGTACAACACAAATTACAAGAGAAATTGTTCTGAGTATTCCTTCTGTTTTCGATTAGAGAGCGAATTAAGATTTCGTCCCGTATCCGCGGGCGTGTTGGAAGTCTGTCACGAACGCAAATGAGATTGCTCAGTTATCACAAGTCACAGCGGAATCTGAAGTCACAGTAGTATCACAAAGTATCACTAGACGTCGCTTTCGGCGTCGGTGACGTGCGCGGGCTGGCCGAAGTTCCTGGTGATGGACTCGCTGACGGTGCGGATGTTGGCGAGGTAGCGGTGCGCCGGCTCGTCAGAGTCGTACACGGCGCTCAGCGACTCCAGCGACACCAGCGCCTCGGAGTCCAGCAGACGGGAGGACGCCCGGGAGGAGACGTCGTCGTCGCGGTCGAAGTAGCAGGAGTTGACGTCGCTGAGCGCCGCCTCGGCGTCGGTGAGCCCCGCCTCGTTCAGCATGGACACGTTCTCCAGCGCCGGGTCGTCCGTGGTGTAGCCCGTGCTCTCCGGCTGCCCGCCCTCCCCGTCCCCCTCACCCTCCGAACATGACGAACTCCACTCGGATTGACTCTCCCCGTAGAGGCCCATTTCTCTATGATTCGAAGTGGTCACctaatagatagatatttcatttgtaggtttactattatttttaattctttgaCATGCTAATTTACggtggtaaataaataatacatcgatgtatattattatttatttactacccaaaaaaaacataaacatttacCCGGTTATGAAGTCTCTCCTGGATTTCATTTTCATGCTTCTCCTTCGAGGTTATCGCTTCCGCCTTTCGTTCGCTCGTTGAACTAAAACAAGTAATACAATTTCAATGCACAAACTGTGAATTTCTCAGGGcataagtaaatttatgaaGTGTTATGAGATCAGATTTACGTCTCCATAGATAGACAAATGCAATTCGTTTACAATACAATGTTTATatacaatatcaaaataagtaaaaatacacataattatgtaatcgTGATACAATTAGATGTTGAAATATCCTTAATCAACCCAGGTAGTGCCGGACCCCTTCCGGCTAACAAAACAAGTATTCAGCAGGCTCCACTGGGCGAGGCGGGACTTGTCACTAGATGTCGTCGCGGGTAGTCGTAAAATAGATCtcatagatagataaactttgtacatgtaatatttacattaaaacaatatttacgaTTGAAAAAAAGTACAAGACGATGTGCACTTCGATGCGATAAACGTACAAGTAAAAACGATGGAAAAAAACTggcagatgcctttaggctacTTGAAGAAAATCCGGCACAAGTGTGCAATAACGCATTCAAAATGAAGAAGCTGACTTTAGCCACCTCGATGTATAGGGTACCTGCGGCTGCGGCCGATGTGGTTGGTCTCGGGCAGCTCGACCACGACGTCGGTGGGCAGCACGCCCGGGAAGTCGGGCGGGCCGGGCTCCGCGCGGGCCAGCTGTGCGATGGCCGCCAGCCCCACCAGGTGCAGCGGGCTGCTGTTGTTGTTGCCCATGCTGCTGCTGGAGCCCGTGCGCCCCGGCTCTAGCGACGGGTTTTGGCCCCTAACgagtaatattaaatagtatactaatttgctaaattatactaaatttaGTAATgagtaattataaatatttttaatcaggAGATGTAATTATGCTCACCttaattctaatttcaatTCCTTGCGCTCCACTTTCTGTGGATTACTTTTGATAACATTCTTATCATCGAGCAGCCTCTGTATCTCTCTCTCGAAAGGCGGGACGCAAACGACGTCGGTGGGGCTGCGCTTGGGGAAGGGGTCGCGGGCGTCGTGGTTCAGGTGCTTGAGGTTGTgggcgcgggcgcggctgCCGGAGCCCGAGAACGAGCCGGCCCGCTGCCCGAGGCGCCCGACGTCTTTTTTATCAGTTTGGCAGCATCCGTCCCGCTTGACAGACGCTTGCAGCATATTGATTATACTCCTCTGCAACTTCTCCTCTTTCTGGAAGTCGAGGCTGTCGTCGAGCgatgattttttgttcattttatgTTTAGCGTATATTTCGTTGATATGGTTGGAGGTCGGCTTCGGCTGCCGGACGGGGGGATAGTCATAAGCGGGATTCGGGTTCCGCTGGGGCCTCACCGGGGGGATATACTGGTGTCGGGGCGGGGCCGGCGGGGAGGGGGACGCGTCGGTGGTGCGGGAGTAGCTCTCGTCGGAGGAGCTGAGGCTGGGGGAGCGCGTGAGGGAGCTGAGCTCGTCGGCGGAGGAGTGCACGCGCGGGCTGCGGGTGAGCGGCAGGCTCTCGCTGGAGCGGGGGCGGGGCAGGCGGGGGCGGCGCTTGTgggcgggcgcgggcggcggctCCTGCGGCCGCGGCCACGGCGCCACCagcgcgcgcggcggcggccaGCGGCCCGCGCcgtgcggcggcggcggcggcgggctcTGCTCGTCTTTCCCCTTCCTCCCTTTGCTCCCCTTGTGGTTGCCGTTGTTCTGGTGGCCGTTGATCGGCAGCAGCGGTTCCGTTTCGGCGGCTACGGACGTCTCTCTCAGAGGCGGCAGTCTGGAAGGGTTGGATGCGGCGCGTCGAGCGGAGTTCTGCAGCATGGCGAGCGGAGTGGCGACCCCGCCGTACGCCGCGGGAGGATTCGGCGTCGGTCCGTTCGAGGTCAGATTTGTAGGACCGTTAGTCGCAGGCGCTCTATCCGTTAAAAAATACGTTGTCATCTCTCCCTTCCCTTTGACCTTCACCTTGCCTCGACACACGAACTGATAAGGCATGTCCTTGAGGACCTGATATACTTCCTCTGTTACTTGCGTGTGGTTCGGTAAACCGGTGGAATCCATTCTCGACGCGACGTTGACTGTGTTCCCCCAAATGTCATATTGAGGTTTTCTTGCGCCTATGACTCCCGCCACGACTGGACCGACATTAATACCTGAACAACCAAAATACAATAGATAAGTTCATAATAAACATTTCCGAAGTATCAATCCTTACTACATTTCACGTTTTCATACTATAGTATATCATTTCGAAGAACAGTAAACTATGACTCAAAATACTCACCAACTctcaacataaaattattgtatgagTTGTCGTTGATGTCCTTCAGCTTATCTCTCATAGCGAACACGAACTCGACGAGGGTGGCCATGTGCTTGCGCGCGCTGGCGTCGTCCGCCATCTTCTTGTCCGGGATGAGGCCCGCCGCCGCCATGTACGTCGACCCCACCGTCTTGATCTTGTCGATCGCGCTGAACCGGTCCTCGCCTAGCAGCTGGAAATCAAGTATCATTAGTTAAGTATTGCAATAAATGTAGTCAGTAAATGAAGAGAAACACGTAGTGGTAGTATATTATTAGATGAAAAATGAACTATGCATAAACGAAACCTCTGATGCTCGGAGTGTTGTTCAATtctaattttcatatttaatatacacatattattattattatttaaaagtaatttttgatgCCTTAGCATCAAAAACTACACTATTTTTTGCTAAGTCATCttccaaacaaacaaaaatatataaaactccaGCCAACCTCATCAAAATCAGCGATGATCTCATTGAGCAGCCGCAGACACTCCATGCCCTGGTTATTCCCGTCGAGCTCCATGTAGAACTCATGGTAGTTGGTGATGGAGGCGAACACCACGCCCACTCGCTGGTACGACTGATGGTACAGCTCCTGGTAACCGCGCCTCTGTCAGCGTGCGGCAAGCGATGGCGGTGATGGTAATGATCGGTTACGGCCAAACGACAAACATGCATGTTACACGGACGTCAGTGGCAGAAAacatatatgtgtatgttaaaCATGCGCTGTTAAAGGATGGGTAAGTTAGTCAGAAAAGAGAAaggaaaaatatctatattataaaatgtagctTCAACCCCGtacagaaaaaataagtaatatggaaataaaaaaatgttccagTCACTCTCATTTCAACTGTATGTATCGGTTTATCATGTCATCACTGGGATCaagcaaaattttacatattgtaGTCAAAACAGTCAGTaagaaaagttaaataacAATTGTTGCAATATAATTCGTAGTAGTTGGTGATGGAGGCGAACACCACGCGCTGGTACAACTGGTGGTACAACTCTTGATACAATGCGCGATGGCAATGATGGTTTTGCCTTATAGGCGGTGATAAAGTGATGTCGCCAGTACGAAAGCATAGTGAAAGAAAGTCTCTATATGGGAAATGGTTTAGTTTATAAGCTAAGTTTTGAAAGGATTTTAGGAATGATAAACAATGGAGATTTTTGGCAGTGGAAATGGAATTTATCTTTTGGAATTTGCCTCATGGTCAATGGTcaaaactgtaatatttttttaataagcatTTAGAATGGGTTCCATCGattatcaattttgtaaattagttTGCAAACATTGATGTGCAATCACAATTACAAAAGCatgatacataattataagcaAGTTGTCGCATGATAAAATGGTATAGGTATAAAGAGATGACATAAAACCTCATgacagaaatatataaatatgtagaaCCATAGCCAATTAACGATTTTATGGCATGCGTGTTAATGTGTGCTTAAGAGCTGGCCCAGACTTAGATTTGAGTTGTAAAATAGACAAACACTTTCATATACAGGCCATATCATTTACCGGTTAAACAATCTAGTATGACACACAGGCCGGGTTATGTTAGTGTTTATTCTATATCACAACAAAATTCTCGACCTCTGAGCACGCCCTAAATTCATAAGCTAAGCGTGACACATTTGGACAAATGAAACCGTATTGTCTATACAtagaacacaaaatatataatagaacaCAAAATCCTTGAAAAACAttaattctataatatatccgttattatatagtatttgcTGTTTATAATAGACTTTTATAAAGACTTTAGTAGACTTGTCAAAACGTCGTATGACAAACGCGTGCATAGATCATTACATACTTGGCTTTATTATAAAGCTCGGCTTTGCCTCGAGCGATAATCCATCTCGTATATCAATATCAACTAATTTAGgccatttttgttatttaaacaatcAAAGTTCCCTAATTTTATTGactgataataattttgcatttttattcttGCGAATACACAGAATACTCACCATGTTACTGTTGGACCTGAACTGCATATCCAAGAAATGAGTAGCCACGTGCGCTGGCAGCAAATTGAACAGTATCCTTCTATTAGATGCCTGAAATTATCAATAACAGATTTTAGGAAAAACACAAACGCACAGAAAATCTATTAGGCATTTAGGCGAATTGTTTTCGACGTAACCCTGAACATTCAAACGAGATGAACCACTGAGGACCcattcgaaattatttttatcatcgaCAATTTTGCTTTCAATGTTTAGTACGGACGGAGTACCAACTACTTCCATGGACGTCGCAATCTGAGGAATCATATTATTTGTGCGTGTTCTCTCATTCGCTAAGTAACAACTTCTTATAGATATTGCCCGCAGCTCCAACCGTGGTAACATGTTTGACCCGGGATCAATAACTTTAtctatttcaattttcaaacGAGATGAAAAGACGACATCAAAAATATAGCTGGAGCAACTGGATCCAAACTGCTCAGAATAAGGAAAGGTAAGGAACAGAAATAGGCCATTTtagaaatttcatcaaaatttaaccTAGCGTTTTAGCCGAGAAAACATGAGTGATTGACTTTTCTAATACTAGAGAGAGGGAGGCAACAATACCTGTAACGCGTCCATGTCTCTCTTCTCATCCCTCGCCTGCGCCTGCCACAGGAAGTCGAGCCTGGCCGTCCactcggtctgccgcgcgtgCAGCAGCACTGCCAACGCTAGCGCCAGCGTCCACGCGCACGCCACGTATGCTGACCCCACCATGCCAGGTCTGGAGACGTTcatcttatatattttagactCGCTTAGAGGCCCAATTTTggtttaaacatatattttgttgccCGACGGAAATCCATATATGGCTTACTTTTTTTGTacgagataaaaataatctctttctctctctatGTCGGTCGCAtccggggctgtgacgccacgaagccCGGGttcagcataaaaaataaacctcaattttttaaagatttggcttggtaatgctattgttaccttaCGTCTGATAAAACCTCATCATTTGTTTCTACTTATTTTAGTTCGACCTTTCATGGGGTCAGCAC
This region includes:
- the rut gene encoding Ca(2+)/calmodulin-responsive adenylate cyclase isoform X8, producing the protein MDHAVKAMSARGPLARLVARRRFESAELEELYARYACKLQRTSVGWALALWAALAASLAAVDATRGWRRAPQVGILSAHAVLCGGLAWWCGRAGGVAPERRLPRACWLALAGGGVALVSTLPAWGPGAAAEGAAHVVWAVFAAYALLPVGAPAAATFGIILPTVHTVAAALIAHRFPYHVWQQMVGNVVVFICVNIVGALMHSLMETAQRRAFLDTRNCIAARLDMEDENEKLERLLLSVLPQHVAMEMKNDIISPVEGQFHKIYIQKHEQVSILFADIVGFTVLASQCSAQELVRLLNELFGRFDQLANDNHCLRIKILGDCYYCVSGLPEPRSDHARCTVEMGLDMIDAIASVVEATDVQLNMRVGIHTGRVLCGVLGLRKWQYDVWSNDVTLANNMEAGGEPGRVHITQATLECLGGAYEVEPGHGANRNAYLRDHSVQTYFIIPPPRRRKMCLSTGVGLGSSRRKLSFKNVSNVVVQLLHSIKFNVDVPFSNMAASPQELKANAARKVLDLRRALHAEPGSAEALRLASLRAEDMFRPWTLVPLQIAAETPTNRVNKYLAQAIDARSVHREKATHVHLLTLCFKDRGKEEQYRASTDGGWAGSLGAALGALAAAGALQAVILPRTYILLILFVTAFAWSAAVLALTLAARLRLIPCDVSRPFALRNAITTFTIVLGYAVGQVNVVTCRRIDLCQNLTENFTMSDVRLMNGDIAAALWNSDDHRACPVPIYITLGCCLSMLAVAVFLRLPILVKGILLAVMTVGYMALILAWHKALFDCYDLMTEPGMVGSAYVACAWTLALALAVLLHARQTEWTARLDFLWQAQARDEKRDMDALQASNRRILFNLLPAHVATHFLDMQFRSNSNMRRGYQELYHQSYQRVGVVFASITNYHEFYMELDGNNQGMECLRLLNEIIADFDELLGEDRFSAIDKIKTVGSTYMAAAGLIPDKKMADDASARKHMATLVEFVFAMRDKLKDINDNSYNNFMLRVGINVGPVVAGVIGARKPQYDIWGNTVNVASRMDSTGLPNHTQVTEEVYQVLKDMPYQFVCRGKVKVKGKGEMTTYFLTDRAPATNGPTNLTSNGPTPNPPAAYGGVATPLAMLQNSARRAASNPSRLPPLRETSVAAETEPLLPINGHQNNGNHKGSKGRKGKDEQSPPPPPPHGAGRWPPPRALVAPWPRPQEPPPAPAHKRRPRLPRPRSSESLPLTRSPRVHSSADELSSLTRSPSLSSSDESYSRTTDASPSPPAPPRHQYIPPVRPQRNPNPAYDYPPVRQPKPTSNHINEIYAKHKMNKKSSLDDSLDFQKEEKLQRSIINMLQASVKRDGCCQTDKKDVGRLGQRAGSFSGSGSRARAHNLKHLNHDARDPFPKRSPTDVVCVPPFEREIQRLLDDKNVIKSNPQKVERKELKLELRGQNPSLEPGRTGSSSSMGNNNSSPLHLVGLAAIAQLARAEPGPPDFPGVLPTDVVVELPETNHIGRSRSSTSERKAEAITSKEKHENEIQERLHNRVTTSNHREMGLYGESQSEWSSSCSEGEGDGEGGQPESTGYTTDDPALENVSMLNEAGLTDAEAALSDVNSCYFDRDDDVSSRASSRLLDSEALVSLESLSAVYDSDEPAHRYLANIRTVSESITRNFGQPAHVTDAESDV
- the rut gene encoding Ca(2+)/calmodulin-responsive adenylate cyclase isoform X5 — protein: MDHAVKAMSARGPLARLVARRRFESAELEELYARYACKLQRTSVGWALALWAALAASLAAVDATRGWRRAPQVGILSAHAVLCGGLAWWCGRAGGVAPERRLPRACWLALAGGGVALVSTLPAWGPGAAAEGAAHVVWAVFAAYALLPVGAPAAATFGIILPTVHTVAAALIAHRFPYHVWQQMVGNVVVFICVNIVGALMHSLMETAQRRAFLDTRNCIAARLDMEDENEKLERLLLSVLPQHVAMEMKNDIISPVEGQFHKIYIQKHEQVSILFADIVGFTVLASQCSAQELVRLLNELFGRFDQLANDNHCLRIKILGDCYYCVSGLPEPRSDHARCTVEMGLDMIDAIASVVEATDVQLNMRVGIHTGRVLCGVLGLRKWQYDVWSNDVTLANNMEAGGEPGRVHITQATLECLGGAYEVEPGHGANRNAYLRDHSVQTYFIIPPPRRRKMCLSTGVGLGSSRRKLSFKNVSNVVVQLLHSIKFNVDVPFSNMAASPQELKANAARKVLDLRRALHAEPGSAEALRLASLRAEDVSAALEGPAPPPLPACPATAPHHHTFDAVMQHHALRTHPTMFRPWTLVPLQIAAETPTNRVNKYLAQAIDARSVHREKATHVHLLTLCFKDRGKEEQYRASTDGGWAGSLGAALGALAAAGALQAVILPRTYILLILFVTAFAWSAAVLALTLAARLRLIPCDVSRPFALRNAITTFTIVLGYAVGQVNVVTCRRIDLCQNLTENFTMSDVRLMNGDIAAALWNSDDHRACPVPIYITLGCCLSMLAVAVFLRLPILVKGILLAVMTVGYMALILAWHKALFDCYDLMTEPGMVGSAYVACAWTLALALAVLLHARQTEWTARLDFLWQAQARDEKRDMDALQASNRRILFNLLPAHVATHFLDMQFRSNSNMRRGYQELYHQSYQRVGVVFASITNYHEFYMELDGNNQGMECLRLLNEIIADFDELLGEDRFSAIDKIKTVGSTYMAAAGLIPDKKMADDASARKHMATLVEFVFAMRDKLKDINDNSYNNFMLRVGINVGPVVAGVIGARKPQYDIWGNTVNVASRMDSTGLPNHTQVTEEVYQVLKDMPYQFVCRGKVKVKGKGEMTTYFLTDRAPATNGPTNLTSNGPTPNPPAAYGGVATPLAMLQNSARRAASNPSRLPPLRETSVAAETEPLLPINGHQNNGNHKGSKGRKGKDEQSPPPPPPHGAGRWPPPRALVAPWPRPQEPPPAPAHKRRPRLPRPRSSESLPLTRSPRVHSSADELSSLTRSPSLSSSDESYSRTTDASPSPPAPPRHQYIPPVRPQRNPNPAYDYPPVRQPKPTSNHINEIYAKHKMNKKSSLDDSLDFQKEEKLQRSIINMLQASVKRDGCCQTDKKDVGRLGQRAGSFSGSGSRARAHNLKHLNHDARDPFPKRSPTDVVCVPPFEREIQRLLDDKNVIKSNPQKVERKELKLELRGQNPSLEPGRTGSSSSMGNNNSSPLHLVGLAAIAQLARAEPGPPDFPGVLPTDVVVELPETNHIGRSRSSTSERKAEAITSKEKHENEIQERLHNRVTTSNHREMGLYGESQSEWSSSCSEGEGDGEGGQPESTGYTTDDPALENVSMLNEAGLTDAEAALSDVNSCYFDRDDDVSSRASSRLLDSEALVSLESLSAVYDSDEPAHRYLANIRTVSESITRNFGQPAHVTDAESDV
- the rut gene encoding Ca(2+)/calmodulin-responsive adenylate cyclase isoform X6, translating into MDHAVKAMSARGPLARLVARRRFESAELEELYARYACKLQRTSVGWALALWAALAASLAAVDATRGWRRAPQVGILSAHAVLCGGLAWWCGRAGGVAPERRLPRACWLALAGGGVALVSTLPAWGPGAAAEGAAHVVWAVFAAYALLPVGAPAAATFGIILPTVHTVAAALIAHRFPYHVWQQMVGNVVVFICVNIVGALMHSLMETAQRRAFLDTRNCIAARLDMEDENEKLERLLLSVLPQHVAMEMKNDIISPVEGQFHKIYIQKHEQVSILFADIVGFTVLASQCSAQELVRLLNELFGRFDQLANDNHCLRIKILGDCYYCVSGLPEPRSDHARCTVEMGLDMIDAIASVVEATDVQLNMRVGIHTGRVLCGVLGLRKWQYDVWSNDVTLANNMEAGGEPGRVHITQATLECLGGAYEVEPGHGANRNAYLRDHSVQTYFIIPPPRRRKMCLSTGVGLGSSRRKLSFKNVSNVVVQLLHSIKFNVDVPFSNMAASPQELKANAARKVLDLRRALHAEPGSAEALRLASLRAEDMFRPWTLVPLQIAAETNKVTEKFKRPLKKRHSSVYHQPTNRVNKYLAQAIDARSVHREKATHVHLLTLCFKDRGKEEQYRASTDGGWAGSLGAALGALAAAGALQAVILPRTYILLILFVTAFAWSAAVLALTLAARLRLIPCDVSRPFALRNAITTFTIVLGYAVGQVNVVTCRRIDLCQNLTENFTMSDVRLMNGDIAAALWNSDDHRACPVPIYITLGCCLSMLAVAVFLRLPILVKGILLAVMTVGYMALILAWHKALFDCYDLMTEPGMVGSAYVACAWTLALALAVLLHARQTEWTARLDFLWQAQARDEKRDMDALQASNRRILFNLLPAHVATHFLDMQFRSNSNMRRGYQELYHQSYQRVGVVFASITNYHEFYMELDGNNQGMECLRLLNEIIADFDELLGEDRFSAIDKIKTVGSTYMAAAGLIPDKKMADDASARKHMATLVEFVFAMRDKLKDINDNSYNNFMLRVGINVGPVVAGVIGARKPQYDIWGNTVNVASRMDSTGLPNHTQVTEEVYQVLKDMPYQFVCRGKVKVKGKGEMTTYFLTDRAPATNGPTNLTSNGPTPNPPAAYGGVATPLAMLQNSARRAASNPSRLPPLRETSVAAETEPLLPINGHQNNGNHKGSKGRKGKDEQSPPPPPPHGAGRWPPPRALVAPWPRPQEPPPAPAHKRRPRLPRPRSSESLPLTRSPRVHSSADELSSLTRSPSLSSSDESYSRTTDASPSPPAPPRHQYIPPVRPQRNPNPAYDYPPVRQPKPTSNHINEIYAKHKMNKKSSLDDSLDFQKEEKLQRSIINMLQASVKRDGCCQTDKKDVGRLGQRAGSFSGSGSRARAHNLKHLNHDARDPFPKRSPTDVVCVPPFEREIQRLLDDKNVIKSNPQKVERKELKLELRGQNPSLEPGRTGSSSSMGNNNSSPLHLVGLAAIAQLARAEPGPPDFPGVLPTDVVVELPETNHIGRSRSSTSERKAEAITSKEKHENEIQERLHNRVTTSNHREMGLYGESQSEWSSSCSEGEGDGEGGQPESTGYTTDDPALENVSMLNEAGLTDAEAALSDVNSCYFDRDDDVSSRASSRLLDSEALVSLESLSAVYDSDEPAHRYLANIRTVSESITRNFGQPAHVTDAESDV
- the rut gene encoding Ca(2+)/calmodulin-responsive adenylate cyclase isoform X4, translating into MDHAVKAMSARGPLARLVARRRFESAELEELYARYACKLQRTSVGWALALWAALAASLAAVDATRGWRRAPQVGILSAHAVLCGGLAWWCGRAGGVAPERRLPRACWLALAGGGVALVSTLPAWGPGAAAEGAAHVVWAVFAAYALLPVGAPAAATFGIILPTVHTVAAALIAHRFPYHVWQQMVGNVVVFICVNIVGALMHSLMETAQRRAFLDTRNCIAARLDMEDENEKLERLLLSVLPQHVAMEMKNDIISPVEGQFHKIYIQKHEQVSILFADIVGFTVLASQCSAQELVRLLNELFGRFDQLANDNHCLRIKILGDCYYCVSGLPEPRSDHARCTVEMGLDMIDAIASVVEATDVQLNMRVGIHTGRVLCGVLGLRKWQYDVWSNDVTLANNMEAGGEPGRVHITQATLECLGGAYEVEPGHGANRNAYLRDHSVQTYFIIPPPRRRKMCLSTGVGLGSSRRKLSFKNVSNVVVQLLHSIKFNVDVPFSNMAASPQELKANAARKVLDLRRALHAEPGSAEALRLASLRAEDVSAALEGPAPPPLPACPATAPHHHTFDAVMQHHALRTHPTNKVTEKFKRPLKKRHSSVYHQPTNRVNKYLAQAIDARSVHREKATHVHLLTLCFKDRGKEEQYRASTDGGWAGSLGAALGALAAAGALQAVILPRTYILLILFVTAFAWSAAVLALTLAARLRLIPCDVSRPFALRNAITTFTIVLGYAVGQVNVVTCRRIDLCQNLTENFTMSDVRLMNGDIAAALWNSDDHRACPVPIYITLGCCLSMLAVAVFLRLPILVKGILLAVMTVGYMALILAWHKALFDCYDLMTEPGMVGSAYVACAWTLALALAVLLHARQTEWTARLDFLWQAQARDEKRDMDALQASNRRILFNLLPAHVATHFLDMQFRSNSNMELYHQSYQRVGVVFASITNYHEFYMELDGNNQGMECLRLLNEIIADFDELLGEDRFSAIDKIKTVGSTYMAAAGLIPDKKMADDASARKHMATLVEFVFAMRDKLKDINDNSYNNFMLRVGINVGPVVAGVIGARKPQYDIWGNTVNVASRMDSTGLPNHTQVTEEVYQVLKDMPYQFVCRGKVKVKGKGEMTTYFLTDRAPATNGPTNLTSNGPTPNPPAAYGGVATPLAMLQNSARRAASNPSRLPPLRETSVAAETEPLLPINGHQNNGNHKGSKGRKGKDEQSPPPPPPHGAGRWPPPRALVAPWPRPQEPPPAPAHKRRPRLPRPRSSESLPLTRSPRVHSSADELSSLTRSPSLSSSDESYSRTTDASPSPPAPPRHQYIPPVRPQRNPNPAYDYPPVRQPKPTSNHINEIYAKHKMNKKSSLDDSLDFQKEEKLQRSIINMLQASVKRDGCCQTDKKDVGRLGQRAGSFSGSGSRARAHNLKHLNHDARDPFPKRSPTDVVCVPPFEREIQRLLDDKNVIKSNPQKVERKELKLELRGQNPSLEPGRTGSSSSMGNNNSSPLHLVGLAAIAQLARAEPGPPDFPGVLPTDVVVELPETNHIGRSRSSTSERKAEAITSKEKHENEIQERLHNRVTTSNHREMGLYGESQSEWSSSCSEGEGDGEGGQPESTGYTTDDPALENVSMLNEAGLTDAEAALSDVNSCYFDRDDDVSSRASSRLLDSEALVSLESLSAVYDSDEPAHRYLANIRTVSESITRNFGQPAHVTDAESDV